The following are from one region of the Mauremys reevesii isolate NIE-2019 linkage group 2, ASM1616193v1, whole genome shotgun sequence genome:
- the SOSTDC1 gene encoding sclerostin domain-containing protein 1: MILPAIHFSGFLLACVFMKSCLAFKNDATEILYTHVVKPVPASPSSNSTLNQARNGGRHYGSTGLDRNNRVQVGCRELRSTKYISDGQCTSINPLKELVCAGECLPLPVLPNWIGGGYGTKYWSRRSSQEWRCVNDKTRTQRIQLQCQDGSTRTYKITVVTACKCKRYTRQHNESSHNFEGTSQAKTTQHHKERKRASKSSKHSSS, translated from the exons ATGATTCTCCCTGCCATTCACTTCTCCGGCTTTCTCCTAGCCTGCGTCTTCATGAAAAGCTGTTTGGCTTTCAAGAATGATGCCACAGAGATCCTTTATACACATGTGGTCAAACCTGTTCCAGCGAGCCCCAGCAGCAACAGCACGCTGAACCAAGCCAGAAACGGAGGCAGGCATTACGGCAGCACTGGATTAGATCGTAACA ATCGCGTTCAAGTTGGCTGCCGGGAACTGAGATCCACCAAGTACATTTCAGATGGGCAGTGTACCAGCATAAATCCTTTGAAAGAGCTTGTGTGTGCTGGTGAGTGCCTCCCTTTGCCAGTGCTTCCCAACTGGATTGGGGGAGGTTATGGAACCAAGTACTGGAGCAGAAGGAGCTCCCAAGAGTGGAGATGTGTCAATGACAAAACTCGCACACAGAGGATCCAGCTCCAGTGTCAAGATGGAAGTACAAGAACCTACAAAATAACCGTGGTCACAGCCTGCAAATGCAAGAGGTACACCAGACAGCACAACGAGTCCAGCCACAATTTTGAGGGAACCTCTCAGGCAAAGACCACCCAGCAtcacaaagagagaaaaagagcCAGTAAATCCAGCAAGCACAGCTCAAGTTAG